Part of the Pseudobdellovibrionaceae bacterium genome is shown below.
TTTGGCCATGACTCGCACGGCTTCATCCAGGGTTTTCACAGACCCGTTATGGAAGTAGGGTGCCGTGAGGGCAATGTTTCTCAACGTGGGCACTCGCCACATGTGTTTATCCGCTTCATTTTTTGTGGCATCGTGGCGTCCCGTATCGTCCATTAACTTGTATGTTTTAACATACGAGTTATCCGCAAAAGTGGGAAATTTCATAAAAAACCCTTGCCCTTCTGGAAGGTCGGGGCCGGCAAAGGCAGCTCCTTGGTGGCAACTGGTGCATCCCACTTCTTGAAAGGTCTTCCAGCCCGCTTGCGCTGCATCTGAGAGGGCCCGCTTACGACCTTTAATAAATTTATCAAAAGAAGCGTTGGGTGTGATCAGGGTACGTTCGTAGGCGGCCACGGCTTTAGCAAAATTATCAATGGTGACGGAATCTTCACCTTTGAAAACTTTTTTAAACTGGGCCACATAGCCAGGAATTTCTTTTATGCGAGCCACCACAGCATCGTGGTTGGGCATCCCCATTTCAACAGGGTTTACCAATGGTCCGATGGCCTGTTCTTCAAGAGATTTGGCTCGGCCGTCCCAAAATTGAGTGGACAAAAAAGCCGCATTCCAAACAGTAGGTGAGTTGCGACCGCCTTTGAGGCCGAGGATCCCTGTGGAGACAGCGGTGTTATCCACCCCGGCTGACATCACGTTATGGCAAGAGTTGCACGAAACAGTGCCTGTTTTTGATAGTCGTGGGTCGAAGTACAACTGCTTACCCAACTCCACTTTTAATGGGGTCATGGGGTTATCTTTTGGAATGGGGGGCTTTTTCGGGAGAGGCGCGCTGGCTTCGCTGGTGAGAGGGGCGATAAACAAGGCAATGAGCAATGATGGTAAGAGGGTGAGGTGTGTTTTCATAAGGGCTTCCTTTCTGCCGCGAAAAATTAACGGCAAAAAGGAGGCCTGTCACGAGTGTTTTTATTATTATTTTTTAGTCGCCCACTTCACTGTTGCAAACAAGCGCTTGCGAGATCAATTGACCGTAGGAGTTGTAAAAGCAAACTCGGTAAATGGATTCAAAACTTGATGAGCCACCCGATGTGTTGTGAGTGGCCACGAGGGGATTGTGCCATCGGATAGATCGATTTTCTTGATCTTCGCAAGTGGGCACTTCTGGGTTTTCAGACTGGCTATCTCGGTATTCCATACCACCAACGACTTTTACAGATTTGGCGAAGGTTGTATAATCAGGGTTAATGTAAAGCACGAACTGTAAGTCCATATGACTTTTTGAGATCACCTGTACGGTGTATTTGTCATTCATGACAGATTCAGGGGCTTCGGCGCAGGCCGCGCGCGCATAAGAGGGGCTGGCCAAAAGGGCGACGGCTACGAGGCTAAAGAGAGTTTTCATGGTTTTTTACTCCTTTGAGGGGTTTTTGAGGGCA
Proteins encoded:
- a CDS encoding c-type cytochrome, whose amino-acid sequence is MKTHLTLLPSLLIALFIAPLTSEASAPLPKKPPIPKDNPMTPLKVELGKQLYFDPRLSKTGTVSCNSCHNVMSAGVDNTAVSTGILGLKGGRNSPTVWNAAFLSTQFWDGRAKSLEEQAIGPLVNPVEMGMPNHDAVVARIKEIPGYVAQFKKVFKGEDSVTIDNFAKAVAAYERTLITPNASFDKFIKGRKRALSDAAQAGWKTFQEVGCTSCHQGAAFAGPDLPEGQGFFMKFPTFADNSYVKTYKLMDDTGRHDATKNEADKHMWRVPTLRNIALTAPYFHNGSVKTLDEAVRVMAKTQLNRDLNEDEVTNVVAFLNSLTGQFPKQTMPRLPDYPNGSIVD